A window of the Podarcis raffonei isolate rPodRaf1 chromosome 4, rPodRaf1.pri, whole genome shotgun sequence genome harbors these coding sequences:
- the ANKRD10 gene encoding ankyrin repeat domain-containing protein 10, whose amino-acid sequence MSLGSGPEAGFSSEELLTLRFPLHRACRDGDLPALCCLLQSAPRENLAAEDSFYGWMPIHWAAQFGKLDCLMQLVRAGATVNACTTRHAQTPAHIAAFGGHPQCLIWLIQSGANINKQDYGGETPIHKAARSGSMESISALVAHGAQIDLRNASGQTAADLAQTQGFQECAQLLLNLQNCPLNHFYSNGTLNGAHQNTSPSLLGKGISRKRSFEDMNSVGMKKARTEGQSFGGLISVINGGTEDDADNMHVDREFPVISDMNCSNSILNALTNGHIVNGHLDFTSPAQLNGMSARHEECLTLIAPNALASANKHTVNVGNSVEEPEKVVNGSSEMCGSLHLNGSPSSLVSSRPSWVDDLGDTLHYGHYHGFGDTAESIPELNSVVEHSNSVKVAQKYDNTVLGTMYLYHGS is encoded by the exons ATGTCGCTGGGATCCGGCCCGGAGGCGGGTTTCTCCAGCGAGGAGCTGCTGACCCTGCGCTTCCCTCTGCACCGCGCCTGCCGCGACGGGGACCTGCCGGCTTTGTGCTGCCTCTTGCAGAGCGCTCCCCGAGAGAACCTGGCAGCCGAGGACTCCTTCTACGGGTGGATGCCCATCCACTGGGCCGCGCAGTTCGGAAAG CTGGACTGTTTAATGCAGTTAGTGAGAGCGGGAGCTACTGTTAATGCCTGTACAACACGTCATGCCCAAACACCAGCCCATATTGCTGCTTTCGGAGGACATCCTCAGTGCCTCATCTGGTTAATTCAATCAGGAGCCAACATAAACAAACAG GATTATGGTGGTGAAACTCCTATTCACAAAGCAGCCCGGTCTGGTAGTATGGAGTCCATAAGTGCCCTTGTGGCTCACGGAGCTCAAATAGA CTTGAGAAATGCCAGTGGCCAGACAGCAGCAGATCTTGCACAAACCCAGGGCTTCCAGGAATGTGCTCAGTTGCTCTTGAACCTCCAGAACTGCCCGCTGAACCATTTCTATAGCAATGGCACTTTAAACGGGGCCCATCAGAATACTAGCCCCAGTCTCCTCGGTAAAGGCATAAGTCGAAAACGATCCTTTGAAGATATGAACAGTGTTGGAATGAAGAAAGCTCGGACTGAAG GTCAAAGTTTTGGTGGTCTGATATCTGTGATAAATGGAGGAACTGAAGATGATGCTGACAATATGCATGTTGATAGAGAATTTCCTGTTATATCAG ATATGAATTGCAGTAACTCCATATTGAATGCATTGACAAATGGACATATCGTCAATGGACATTTGGACTTCACTTCCCCAGCTCAGCTCAATGGAATGAGTGCCAGGCACGAAGAATGCCTAACATTGATAGCACCTAATGCACTAGCCTCTGCTAATAAACATACAGTCAATGTGGGCAATAGTGTTGAGGAACCAGAAAAGGTTGTAAACGGCTCTTCCGAAATGTGTGGCTCTTTGCATCTGAATGGAAGCCCAAGTAGCCTTGTTTCAAGCAGGCCATCATGGGTGGATGATCTCGGAGATACATTGCACTATGGACATTACCATGGTTTCGGGGACACTGCCGAAAGTATTCCTGAACTTAACAGCGTTGTTGAACATTCCAATTCTGTTAAAGTTGCACAGAAATATGATAATACTGTCTTGGGTACAATGTATCTCTATCACGGTTCCTAA